AGGCATTGAGGCCTTGGCCCATGTTGGCACCTGTCTTGTGGTGGCCTGCATCCCCCCCAATGCCCATGTGGCCAGTGTAGTAGCGGGAGTGGTACACGTCAGCCAGGTTGTTCCTCCCGCCCTTGGCAGCCAGGTTGGTGATGCTGTACTCGGTGAGGGAGTCGTGCTGTACAGTTGGTCCTCCATGGGAAACTTTGGGCATCAGGCTGGTGTACTTCTTATTTAGGGAAGCCGAACCCTCCCGTGGACACTCGTCTTGCTCCGTGCTGCTGCAGGAGCTGAATGACTGCTCACTCAccatgctttcctcctcttcctcttcctcctcctcctcctcctcttcttcctcttcctcatagtCATCAGTCTTGATGTAGCCCTCACTGTGCTCCTCTTTCTGGCACTCCCGGCACTTGGATGGCTCTGTGTGACCCTTCTCGTTCTTGACAGGCAAGTAGATGCTCTTGAGGAACAGTTTGTGGCAGCGGCAGCAGTTGTAAGACTTTTCTCCGTGCCGCTTCAGGTGCTGGTTGAGAATGCTGCGTTGGGAGAAGGCCTTCCCACAGTGTGTGCAGGGAAAGGGGCGCTCACCCGTGTGCACTCGTGTGTGCTGCACAAGGTACACCTTCTTACGGAATGATTTGCTGCAAACCAGGCATGAGAAGGGCTTGTCTTCTCCATGCACCTTGTCATGCTCCCTCAGGGCACTCTTCAAGGCAAAAGACTTGCCACACTCACAGCAGGTGTGAGGCTTTTCCCCAGAGTGTCGCTTGAGGTGCTGCACCAAGTTACCTTTGAGTGAGAATGCGCGCTTACACTGTGGACACTTGTGGGGCCGCTCACCAGAGTGCGTGCGCATGTGTTGGTCCAGGTAGCTCTTCTTGAGGAACAGCTTATTGCACTCTGAGCATTGGTGTGACTTGCGGTCTGTGTGCAGCTTGAGGTGCTGTGCTAGGTTACCCTTGAGGGAGAATGCGCGGTCACACTGTGGACACTTGAAGGGCTTCTCGCCGGAGTGGACCCGCGCATGCTGGTGCAAGTAGACCTTCTTGAGGAAGGTCTTGTTGCAGTCATTGCAGCGGTAGGTCTTTTGGTCTGTGTGGAGCTGCATGTGTTTGGTGAGGTTGCCCTTCAGGGAGAACTCTCGGTTGCAGATGGGACACTTGTGGGGCTTCTCCCCTGTGTGAACCCTCACGTGGCGGGTGAAGTCTGCCTTGTTGGAGAAGATCTTGCTGCACTTACACACAAAGCTTTTGTCGTGGATGGAGGGGAGAAGCAGGTCCTCAGCCTGGATGGAGGAGGAGTACAGAGAGCTGAAGTGAGCTACCGGGTAACTGCAATTGTTACTAGTGGGCAAGATGCTGCTCATCGTGtcctgagctctctctctctctgcctctctctcccgtGCCTGGCTGGGACCGGCTTTGAGGTGCCTCAGTTTGGTGGTGGTTTAAAATCCCTTGCAAGTGATTGAAGACTGAGCACACTGCTCCATCCTCCAACAACAGAGTATGGCACAGCCCCTCACTGTAGTCGTGTTTCCCCCATCATGCCCTGCAACAACACCATAAAACTGTTAGACTGACAGCTTCATAATGGCTACATTGGCAATATCATGATACAGTGACAGGCAATATTGCTTGTGAAAAACCACTTGCAGAGAGTTCAATATCAAGTAATGATGTTATTTAGCAAGTATCAGCCTGGTACTTAAGTCGATCATGTGTACTAAACTGCTCAGCAAATAAACTAAACTTGTGAAATTATTTATATTGCAAATGTCACCTAATGTATAGTAACCTATTATCATTTACTGATTTAAGAACTATTTACAAGTTCACATAACTTTAACCTAACAGACTGTAATCTATCACCTCTAAGGAAAATAACCTCTTCCCACTAAAATAGTACCCTATCTGCGTTTAGTTAATAATCTATTACCTTCTGGTATGCTTAATAAATAGTGACTGAAGTATTTGATATTCACTGAGCT
The window above is part of the Eriocheir sinensis breed Jianghai 21 chromosome 44, ASM2467909v1, whole genome shotgun sequence genome. Proteins encoded here:
- the LOC126980627 gene encoding zinc finger protein OZF-like, with amino-acid sequence MSSILPTSNNCSYPVAHFSSLYSSSIQAEDLLLPSIHDKSFVCKCSKIFSNKADFTRHVRVHTGEKPHKCPICNREFSLKGNLTKHMQLHTDQKTYRCNDCNKTFLKKVYLHQHARVHSGEKPFKCPQCDRAFSLKGNLAQHLKLHTDRKSHQCSECNKLFLKKSYLDQHMRTHSGERPHKCPQCKRAFSLKGNLVQHLKRHSGEKPHTCCECGKSFALKSALREHDKVHGEDKPFSCLVCSKSFRKKVYLVQHTRVHTGERPFPCTHCGKAFSQRSILNQHLKRHGEKSYNCCRCHKLFLKSIYLPVKNEKGHTEPSKCRECQKEEHSEGYIKTDDYEEEEEEEEEEEEEEEEESMVSEQSFSSCSSTEQDECPREGSASLNKKYTSLMPKVSHGGPTVQHDSLTEYSITNLAAKGGRNNLADVYHSRYYTGHMGIGGDAGHHKTGANMGQGLNASL